In a single window of the Cucumis melo cultivar AY chromosome 11, USDA_Cmelo_AY_1.0, whole genome shotgun sequence genome:
- the LOC103501112 gene encoding SUMO-conjugating enzyme SCE1 isoform X1: protein MSGGIARGRLAEERKSWRKNHPHGFVAKPETMPDGTVNLMIWHCIIPGKVGTDWEGGFFPLTLNFSEDYPSKPPKCRFPQGFFHPNVYPSGTVCLSILNEDSGWRPAITVKQILVGIQDLLDQPNPADPAQTEGYHLFIQVCHILFLDRAVKSSILGHEGRLSVFCSDISVLADVKLVISKILGVVMATFGSQFCVKA from the exons ATGTCCGGGGGTATTGCACGCGGTCGTCTTGCGGAGGAGCGGAAGTCATGGCGAAAGAATCATCCCCAT gGTTTTGTTGCGAAACCGGAGACGATGCCTGATGGGACTGTGAATTTGATGATTTGGCATTGCATTATTCCTGGGAAAGTTGGG ACAGACTGGGAGGGTGGTTTCTTCCCCCTTACACTCAATTTCAGTGAGGACTACCCAAGTAAGCCACCAAAGTGTAGATTTCCTCAGGGCTTCTTCCATCCTAACGTGTACCCATCAGGAACAGTCTGTCTATCGATTCTCAATGAAGATAGT GGGTGGAGACCAGCCATAACAGTTAAACAAATTCTTGTTGGAATCCAGGATTTGCTGGATCAACCAAACCCGGCTGATCCTGCTCAGACAGAGGGGTATCATCTCTTCATCCAGGTATgtcatattttgtttttagacAGGGCAGTGAAAAGCTCAATCCTTGGTCATGAGGGTAGGCTAAGTGTATTCTGTAGTGATATATCTGTGCTTGCAGATGTAAAACTAGTGATCTCAAAGATTTTGGGAGTGGTAATGGCGACATTTGGTTCTCAATTTTGTGTGAAGGCATGA
- the LOC103501113 gene encoding probable 2-oxoglutarate-dependent dioxygenase At3g50210 — MATDFTSFPVIDVGPLMEKKDDPQMGEDANVIEVVKQLDQACRETGFFYAKGHGIPESLLSEVKKVTRMFFQLPYEEKIKIKLTPDSGYRGYQRVGENITKGVPDMHEAIDCYREFKPGMYGTLGKTMEGSNQWPLDPPNFKQLMEEYINLCTDVSRNIMRGIALALGGSPYEFEGDRAGNSFWVMRLIGYPGISSLKASDVPENDIGCGAHTDYGLLTLVNQDDDVTALQVRNLSGEWISAPPIPGSFVCNIGDMLKIYSNGLYESTLHRVINKSLKYRVCVAYFYETNFDTAVEPLEICKNKTGGESKFKRAVYGEHLVSKVLTNFV; from the exons ATGGCTACCGACTTCACATCCTTTCCCGTAATCG ATGTTGGCCCTCTTATGGAAAAGAAAGATGATCCCCAAATGGGAGAGGATGCAAATGTAATTGAAGTTGTAAAGCAATTAGACCAAGCTTGTAGAGAGACTGGCTTCTTTTATGCG AAGGGCCATGGTATTCCTGAATCCCTCCTTAGTGAGGTAAAGAAAGTGACGCGCATGTTTTTCCAACTTCCTTATGAAGAAAAAATTAAGATCAAGTTGACTCCAGACAGTGGATACAG AGGATATCAAAGAGTAGGGGAAAACATAACCAAAGGAGTTCCAGATATGCATGAAGCTATAGAC TGCTATAGGGAATTTAAACCAGGAATGTATGGAACTCTTGGCAAAACTATGGAAGGTAGTAACCAATG GCCACTTGATCCGCCCAACTTCAAGCAACTGATGGAAGAATATATCAACCTCTGCACAG ATGTTTCAAGAAATATTATGCGCGGAATCGCTTTAGCATTGGGTGGATCCCCATATGAATTTGAGGGAGATAGAGCTGGAAATTCGTTTTGGGTTATGCGTCTTATTGGTTATCCTGGAATCTCCTCTTTGAAGGCCTCTGATGTCCCTGAAAATGACATTGGATG TGGGGCTCACACCGACTATG GTTTGTTGACATTGGTTAATCAGGACGATGATGTTACTGCACTTCAG GTGAGAAACTTATCTGGAGAATGGATATCAGCTCCACCAATTCCTGGAAGTTTTGTCTGTAACATTGGTGACATGCTCAAG ATCTACTCGAATGGGCTGTACGAGTCGACTTTACATCGAGTTATCAACAAATCTTTGAAATATAGAGTTTGTGTAGCATATTTCTATGAg ACAAATTTTGACACAGCTGTAGAGCCGTTGGAAATTTGCAAGAATAAAACAGGAGGAGAATCAAAATTCAAGAGAGCTGTTTATGGGGAACATCTGGTTAGCAAAGTCCTCACAAATTTTGTTTGA
- the LOC103501112 gene encoding SUMO-conjugating enzyme SCE1 isoform X2 encodes MSGGIARGRLAEERKSWRKNHPHGFVAKPETMPDGTVNLMIWHCIIPGKVGTDWEGGFFPLTLNFSEDYPSKPPKCRFPQGFFHPNVYPSGTVCLSILNEDSGWRPAITVKQILVGIQDLLDQPNPADPAQTEGYHLFIQDAVEYKKRVRQQAKQYPPLV; translated from the exons ATGTCCGGGGGTATTGCACGCGGTCGTCTTGCGGAGGAGCGGAAGTCATGGCGAAAGAATCATCCCCAT gGTTTTGTTGCGAAACCGGAGACGATGCCTGATGGGACTGTGAATTTGATGATTTGGCATTGCATTATTCCTGGGAAAGTTGGG ACAGACTGGGAGGGTGGTTTCTTCCCCCTTACACTCAATTTCAGTGAGGACTACCCAAGTAAGCCACCAAAGTGTAGATTTCCTCAGGGCTTCTTCCATCCTAACGTGTACCCATCAGGAACAGTCTGTCTATCGATTCTCAATGAAGATAGT GGGTGGAGACCAGCCATAACAGTTAAACAAATTCTTGTTGGAATCCAGGATTTGCTGGATCAACCAAACCCGGCTGATCCTGCTCAGACAGAGGGGTATCATCTCTTCATCCAG GATGCCGTTGAGTACAAGAAGAGGGTTCGCCAACAAGCCAAGCAGTATCCACCTTTGGTGTAA